Proteins encoded in a region of the Planococcus shixiaomingii genome:
- a CDS encoding amidase, giving the protein MPINELELLFKPIDEIGSLYRSKQVSPVEVTKATLRLLEELEPKLNAFITVLADEALQKAREAETIFAKGETAGKLCGIPVSIKDLFRTKGIKTTVASRILKDHVPDEDSAVYSALNASGAVVFGKNNMLEFAYGSMHPDYGQCNNPWDTNRTAGGSSTGSASAVAAGIGFASVGTDTGGSIRLPSSFCGIVGLKPTYDTVSRQGLFHLSHSLDHIGPLTRIVKDNAIVLESISSRKVDYNAVFTESIKGMKIGVIRSLTDSITHPEVAQLVNTAIGQLSELGAELVDIEIPGIDTVMEIAFPILLAEASYYHKDWYPARAADYAQGTVGNIKEGFNVSAVSYLEALERKRAFAEKVTEAFRTVDVLVCPTSPSPATERDPSFEDTTYDYTQRTLPFNVSGHPALNVSAGLTPSQNLPVGIQFIGRHFEEATIYRAADVYQTATGGYKVPPLLTGSLER; this is encoded by the coding sequence GTGCCCATAAATGAACTAGAGCTTTTATTCAAACCAATTGATGAAATCGGTTCGCTTTACCGCAGCAAACAAGTTTCGCCGGTGGAAGTGACGAAGGCGACGTTGAGGCTTCTTGAAGAGCTGGAGCCGAAATTAAATGCTTTTATTACAGTGCTGGCGGATGAAGCTCTCCAAAAAGCGCGTGAAGCAGAAACGATTTTTGCAAAAGGCGAAACGGCCGGGAAACTATGCGGAATTCCGGTTTCCATTAAAGACTTGTTCCGGACAAAAGGCATCAAAACCACCGTCGCTTCCCGCATCTTGAAAGATCATGTACCGGATGAAGATTCAGCTGTTTACTCCGCGTTAAACGCGTCAGGTGCGGTCGTTTTTGGCAAGAACAATATGCTGGAATTTGCTTACGGATCCATGCATCCCGATTATGGGCAGTGCAACAACCCGTGGGATACGAATAGGACAGCTGGCGGATCCAGTACAGGTTCTGCTTCAGCAGTAGCAGCCGGCATCGGCTTTGCATCCGTTGGAACGGATACAGGCGGCTCCATTCGCCTGCCATCTTCTTTTTGCGGAATTGTTGGGTTAAAGCCGACATACGATACAGTTTCCCGCCAAGGTTTGTTTCACCTGTCCCATTCGCTTGACCATATCGGTCCATTGACGAGAATAGTAAAAGATAACGCCATTGTATTGGAAAGCATTTCATCCAGAAAAGTCGACTACAACGCTGTATTTACGGAATCTATAAAAGGAATGAAAATCGGTGTGATCCGGTCGCTTACCGATTCCATTACCCATCCGGAAGTTGCCCAATTGGTAAACACGGCCATCGGGCAGTTGAGTGAACTCGGAGCAGAACTGGTGGATATTGAAATACCGGGCATCGATACCGTAATGGAAATCGCTTTTCCAATCCTTTTGGCAGAAGCGTCTTATTACCACAAGGATTGGTATCCGGCACGCGCAGCTGATTATGCGCAAGGGACAGTCGGCAACATTAAAGAAGGATTCAATGTATCGGCAGTCAGTTATTTGGAGGCGCTCGAAAGAAAAAGAGCGTTTGCCGAAAAAGTGACGGAAGCATTCCGGACAGTGGATGTATTGGTTTGCCCGACTTCCCCAAGCCCGGCAACAGAACGCGATCCATCATTCGAAGATACGACTTATGATTATACGCAGCGAACATTGCCATTCAATGTTTCTGGCCATCCAGCCCTCAATGTTTCGGCGGGGCTGACGCCTTCTCAGAATTTGCCGGTGGGCATTCAGTTTATCGGCCGCCATTTTGAAGAAGCAACCATATACCGGGCTGCAGATGTGTATCAGACAGCTACGGGAGGATATAAAGTGCCGCCATTGTTGACCGGCTCATTGGAAAGGTAA
- a CDS encoding sodium:solute symporter family protein, producing the protein MIIAVLVIYMVSVIAIGWYMKSKVHNETDYLAAGGKLGVWVGGATLAATQMSAGTAIGSVGFHYQVGYNYSWIWLSIWASWVIMALFIAPKMKSFFNTNGALTIPDLLGTRFESNAIRVIAVIILMICFGMTIVAELVGGSYLMNVVFGMPVTTAVLILAGVFILYTVLGGLFAIAYTDFLQMMIFAVGFMVAVPFAISRAGGFSVMNERLAAIDPNIVANGMPPGTLTAVCVSFFIMMIGYPIIAIRFYSIKDNKTIRRAVGVSFIFQAIIAVSVSLLGVSARIIYPNLSTPDLASATIATDLLPALLGGLLLAAILAAIQSTVSAILLMLGSGISHDIMKVVMNRKMTEKQQLKVTRIVVLIMGILPIPFALNPLPLIQQIWINAAAMIGSSFAVPIFFGLYWKRATKAGAITSMVGGIVSAAIWLWLGNPFGIEAVYISVPISLLGMIIVSLMTKRASQKALQPFFKDVGRPQANEAVLNYEEKPL; encoded by the coding sequence ATGATTATAGCGGTCCTTGTCATTTATATGGTTTCTGTCATTGCAATCGGCTGGTATATGAAATCCAAAGTCCACAACGAAACAGACTATTTGGCTGCCGGCGGTAAGCTCGGGGTCTGGGTCGGAGGAGCAACTCTCGCTGCCACCCAAATGAGCGCAGGTACCGCAATAGGCTCGGTAGGATTCCATTACCAGGTAGGCTATAACTATTCTTGGATCTGGCTGTCGATTTGGGCTTCTTGGGTCATCATGGCGCTCTTCATTGCGCCGAAGATGAAATCGTTCTTTAACACGAACGGTGCATTGACCATTCCCGATCTGCTCGGAACCCGATTTGAAAGCAACGCCATCCGGGTCATCGCTGTCATTATTTTAATGATCTGTTTCGGGATGACGATTGTAGCGGAGCTGGTCGGCGGCTCTTATTTAATGAATGTGGTATTCGGTATGCCGGTAACCACAGCAGTGCTTATTCTGGCAGGGGTTTTCATTCTTTATACCGTACTGGGCGGCTTGTTCGCAATTGCCTATACGGATTTTCTGCAAATGATGATATTTGCGGTCGGCTTTATGGTCGCAGTGCCTTTTGCCATATCGCGGGCAGGCGGATTCAGTGTGATGAATGAAAGATTGGCGGCAATCGATCCAAACATCGTGGCGAATGGCATGCCGCCTGGAACATTAACGGCTGTCTGCGTTTCGTTCTTTATCATGATGATCGGCTATCCAATCATTGCCATCCGTTTTTATTCCATCAAAGACAATAAAACAATCAGACGCGCAGTCGGGGTCTCTTTCATCTTCCAAGCGATTATTGCGGTATCTGTATCGTTGCTGGGTGTCAGCGCACGCATCATTTACCCGAACTTGTCGACTCCGGACTTGGCAAGTGCGACAATCGCGACGGACCTTTTGCCGGCACTACTCGGCGGCTTGCTGTTGGCGGCAATTCTCGCAGCGATTCAATCGACGGTCAGCGCCATCTTGCTCATGCTTGGCAGCGGAATTTCCCATGACATCATGAAAGTGGTCATGAACAGAAAGATGACGGAGAAGCAGCAACTGAAAGTAACCCGGATAGTCGTTTTGATCATGGGAATTCTGCCGATCCCATTTGCGTTGAATCCACTTCCGCTAATCCAGCAAATTTGGATCAACGCGGCGGCGATGATCGGCTCTTCATTCGCTGTTCCGATTTTCTTCGGCTTGTATTGGAAGCGGGCGACGAAAGCGGGGGCGATTACTTCGATGGTCGGCGGGATTGTCAGTGCAGCGATTTGGCTATGGCTGGGGAACCCATTTGGCATCGAAGCAGTGTATATTAGTGTTCCAATTAGTTTGTTGGGGATGATCATCGTTAGCTTGATGACTAAGCGGGCTTCGCAAAAAGCATTGCAGCCATTCTTTAAAGATGTAGGAAGACCGCAAGCGAATGAAGCTGTTTTGAATTACGAAGAAAAACCGCTATAA
- a CDS encoding amidase translates to MPTNDVKHLLFESIDEIGKLYRSKEVSPVEVTAATLERLHELEPQLNAFVTVLDDQAMAKAKAAEALFAKGTEAGRLVGIPVSIKDIFTTKGIRTSLGSRILKDHVPDTDAFVYTALKEAGAVIIGKNNMLEFAYGSVHPDYGQCNNPWNVNRTSGGSSTGSASSVAAGIGFASIGTDTGGSIRVPASFCGIVGLKPTYGTVPSQGLFPLSQSLDHIGPLTRTVRDNAIVLEQISSLVFDYETVFSGNIQGVKVGVIRQLMDTVTNPEVIALTTAAIDKLRDLGADVREVDIPGIESIESSALVVVLAEASAVHRHWYDSREADYNPATYANLKAGFGITAVAYLEALETKRRFTAQVDEALKQVDVLVSPTMAYPATEKDPSFEDGNIDVSRRTIPFNYSGHPALSVSSGNTPSENLPVGLQIIGRYHDEAAVYRVADAFQQATGGYKIPPI, encoded by the coding sequence TTGCCGACAAATGACGTGAAGCATTTGCTTTTTGAATCGATTGATGAAATCGGGAAGCTTTATCGGTCAAAAGAAGTATCGCCGGTAGAAGTTACGGCAGCGACCTTGGAACGCTTGCATGAATTGGAACCGCAGCTGAACGCTTTTGTTACCGTATTAGACGACCAAGCGATGGCAAAAGCGAAGGCTGCGGAGGCTCTTTTTGCCAAAGGCACAGAAGCTGGAAGACTGGTTGGAATTCCGGTCTCGATCAAAGATATTTTTACGACAAAAGGAATCCGCACTTCCTTAGGTTCGCGTATCTTGAAAGACCATGTCCCAGACACTGATGCATTTGTCTATACGGCCTTGAAGGAAGCGGGAGCAGTAATTATCGGCAAGAACAATATGCTGGAATTCGCCTATGGTTCCGTCCATCCGGATTACGGACAGTGCAACAATCCGTGGAACGTCAACCGCACTTCCGGCGGCTCCAGCACAGGTTCTGCCTCCTCAGTCGCAGCCGGCATTGGATTTGCCTCTATTGGGACAGATACCGGTGGATCCATCCGGGTACCGGCGTCATTTTGCGGCATTGTCGGATTGAAACCGACATACGGCACAGTTCCTTCACAAGGTTTATTCCCGTTATCCCAGTCACTGGACCATATCGGGCCCTTAACCCGGACAGTGCGAGACAATGCAATTGTTTTGGAACAAATCTCTTCACTTGTCTTTGACTATGAAACGGTATTCTCCGGGAACATCCAAGGCGTCAAAGTCGGAGTCATCCGGCAGCTGATGGATACTGTCACCAATCCGGAAGTGATAGCATTGACAACGGCAGCTATCGACAAGTTGAGAGATCTGGGGGCGGATGTGCGGGAAGTGGATATACCGGGAATCGAGTCAATTGAAAGTTCTGCGCTGGTGGTTGTGCTGGCAGAAGCTTCTGCTGTCCATAGACACTGGTACGACTCAAGAGAAGCGGATTATAACCCTGCAACATATGCCAATTTAAAAGCAGGATTTGGTATTACAGCAGTAGCGTATTTGGAAGCGCTGGAAACGAAAAGGCGGTTTACGGCACAAGTTGATGAAGCATTAAAACAAGTCGATGTCTTGGTTAGCCCGACGATGGCTTATCCGGCAACCGAAAAAGATCCATCGTTTGAAGATGGAAACATCGACGTCTCCCGGCGTACCATTCCATTCAACTACAGTGGCCATCCTGCGTTATCGGTGTCGTCAGGAAATACGCCATCAGAGAACTTGCCGGTGGGGCTTCAAATTATTGGCCGCTATCATGACGAAGCCGCTGTTTACCGGGTAGCGGATGCTTTCCAGCAAGCCACTGGGGGATATAAGATTCCCCCAATTTGA
- the rpoN gene encoding RNA polymerase factor sigma-54, with product MELVLQQKQELNLVMTYKLRQAIELLQYSTEELCQFIKKQQEENPLIEIKERPHEVAYKENDFGKANFCSTAEEANRLEASEGLGMRDQLVEQAKFLYKDVRDQKVMAYIIYNLDDNGYLSFKQDEREVYGIFGKAEIDRGIELLQAVGPKGIGARCLKECLLLQVTDECPNRQQTESLIRNYLKLLAERKWDGLAARMNISLAEIKAIHEFILTLNPKPCAHISDFSIQYVNPDIIVESKVNGLSFYLNDRYLPAIRFNDNYSGLLANKDETSTYIQGQFATYQWLLNSIEQRRQTIVKIVKVILAKQEEFFKDGFIALQPLTLKEVAEEIGMHESTVSRATMNKVIQTAKGTFELRMFFASKLETATGNDVSQTKVKMLLKSMIENEDKCKPLSDQKVTDLFNKEKGITISRRTVAKYREELHIPPSARRRAIKG from the coding sequence ATGGAACTTGTTCTTCAGCAAAAGCAAGAACTGAACCTTGTCATGACATACAAGTTAAGACAAGCTATTGAGCTGCTGCAGTATTCCACTGAAGAACTTTGCCAATTCATAAAAAAACAGCAAGAAGAAAATCCGCTGATTGAAATAAAAGAACGGCCACATGAAGTAGCATACAAGGAAAATGATTTTGGGAAAGCGAATTTCTGCAGCACAGCTGAAGAGGCAAACAGACTAGAGGCAAGCGAAGGCTTAGGCATGAGAGATCAGCTGGTCGAGCAAGCCAAGTTTCTCTATAAAGATGTACGCGACCAAAAAGTCATGGCTTACATCATTTACAATCTGGATGACAATGGCTACCTAAGTTTCAAGCAGGATGAACGCGAAGTTTACGGGATCTTTGGCAAAGCGGAAATTGACCGTGGCATCGAACTGCTTCAGGCCGTCGGACCAAAAGGGATAGGGGCCAGGTGCTTGAAAGAGTGCCTGCTGTTGCAAGTCACGGATGAATGCCCTAACCGTCAGCAAACAGAGTCCCTCATCCGCAATTATTTAAAGCTGTTGGCTGAGCGGAAATGGGATGGCCTTGCAGCGAGAATGAATATTTCGCTCGCTGAAATTAAAGCGATCCACGAGTTTATTTTGACGCTCAACCCCAAACCATGTGCCCATATTTCGGACTTTTCTATACAATATGTAAACCCGGATATCATTGTCGAAAGCAAAGTGAATGGCTTGTCGTTTTATTTGAATGACCGCTATTTGCCGGCTATCCGCTTTAATGACAACTATTCCGGGTTGCTGGCAAATAAAGATGAGACGTCAACATACATTCAGGGCCAATTTGCCACCTATCAATGGCTGTTGAACAGCATTGAACAACGGCGCCAGACAATAGTGAAAATAGTGAAAGTCATACTTGCTAAGCAAGAAGAGTTTTTTAAGGACGGGTTCATCGCCCTTCAGCCTTTAACATTGAAAGAAGTGGCAGAAGAAATCGGCATGCATGAATCGACTGTCAGCCGGGCCACGATGAATAAAGTGATTCAAACGGCAAAAGGGACGTTTGAACTTCGGATGTTTTTCGCTTCCAAGCTGGAAACGGCAACAGGAAATGACGTCTCCCAAACAAAAGTGAAAATGCTTTTGAAAAGCATGATAGAAAATGAAGACAAATGCAAGCCTCTGTCGGATCAAAAGGTAACGGATCTTTTTAATAAAGAGAAAGGGATTACAATATCCAGACGGACAGTGGCGAAATACCGGGAAGAATTGCACATTCCGCCTTCTGCCAGACGGAGAGCGATAAAGGGATGA
- a CDS encoding ABC transporter ATP-binding protein — protein sequence MGNSIAVTNLSKKFGNKTVLAEIDLSIEEGQIYGLIGPSGSGKTTLVKLMVGIDSPDSGTVDVLGKRMPNLELLSSIGYMAQSDALYSELTGGENLAFFASLYSLKKADRKKRIAYAAGLVKLAGELNKKVGTYSGGMKRRLSLAIALIHDPKILLLDEPTVGIDPELRLSIWAELEHLKREQGKTVVITTHVMDEAEKCDRVAMVRDGRILTSGSPAQLKASCGAANLEEVFLAAGRGAL from the coding sequence ATGGGCAACTCGATTGCAGTAACCAATCTCAGTAAAAAATTTGGCAATAAAACAGTCTTAGCAGAAATTGACCTGTCGATTGAAGAAGGGCAAATCTACGGATTGATCGGGCCATCCGGGTCTGGCAAGACGACGCTTGTGAAGTTGATGGTGGGAATCGATTCACCGGATTCCGGAACTGTGGATGTGCTCGGGAAAAGAATGCCGAATCTTGAATTGCTGTCGAGCATCGGTTATATGGCGCAGTCGGATGCGCTTTACAGTGAACTGACCGGCGGAGAGAATTTGGCGTTTTTTGCATCGTTGTACAGCTTGAAAAAAGCGGACAGGAAAAAGCGCATTGCTTATGCGGCCGGCCTTGTAAAACTGGCCGGTGAACTGAATAAAAAAGTGGGAACATACTCCGGTGGAATGAAGCGGCGTCTGTCCCTCGCCATTGCCCTCATCCATGATCCGAAAATCCTGCTGCTCGACGAACCGACAGTCGGCATCGATCCGGAATTGCGGCTGTCAATTTGGGCAGAATTGGAGCATTTGAAAAGAGAGCAGGGTAAGACGGTTGTTATTACGACGCACGTCATGGACGAAGCGGAAAAATGCGACCGGGTCGCCATGGTCAGAGACGGCCGAATTTTAACGAGCGGTTCTCCTGCTCAATTGAAAGCATCTTGCGGAGCAGCCAATTTGGAAGAAGTATTTCTAGCGGCAGGGAGAGGAGCATTATGA
- a CDS encoding ABC transporter permease: protein MRILALIERIIRQMLRDKRTLALLFFAPLVVLTLMYFFFNGNTADPELGTVDASAKLESALEKADIVVTAYEKADNETVIADNLDGLLTVEGRQLNLILQNSDPASARALQGKITQAALMQSAAPAGAVAENLEIKYVYGNENTEFFDVLSPILVGFFVFFFVFLISGIGLLKERISGTLERLLATPIRRGEIVAAYLAGFGLFAIIQTCIVVFYSINVLDMVMVGSVWHVIVINLLLALVALSLGTLLSSFAGSEFQMVQFIPIVVVPQIFFAGIIPLEGMADWLQNLGKVMPLYYAADALKSVMYKGQGLADIRGDLLALVIFAAVFIMLNVFALKRYRVL from the coding sequence ATGAGAATTCTGGCGCTTATCGAGCGAATCATCCGCCAAATGCTGCGGGACAAACGGACGCTGGCGCTGCTGTTTTTTGCGCCGTTGGTTGTGTTGACGTTGATGTATTTCTTTTTCAACGGCAATACGGCCGATCCGGAACTTGGGACAGTAGACGCCAGCGCGAAATTGGAGAGCGCGTTGGAAAAAGCTGATATTGTCGTGACTGCTTATGAAAAAGCGGACAATGAGACCGTCATCGCGGATAACCTGGACGGCTTATTGACAGTGGAAGGCAGGCAGCTGAATTTGATACTGCAAAACAGCGATCCGGCATCAGCAAGGGCGCTGCAAGGGAAAATCACCCAAGCGGCATTGATGCAAAGCGCCGCTCCGGCGGGGGCCGTAGCAGAAAACCTTGAAATTAAGTATGTGTATGGCAATGAAAATACGGAATTTTTTGATGTGTTGAGCCCGATATTGGTCGGATTTTTTGTCTTTTTCTTCGTCTTTTTGATTTCCGGAATCGGTTTATTGAAAGAACGCATATCCGGTACGCTGGAGCGGCTGCTGGCTACGCCCATTCGGAGAGGTGAAATTGTTGCCGCTTACTTGGCTGGCTTTGGCTTATTTGCCATCATCCAAACCTGTATCGTCGTCTTTTACTCAATCAATGTGCTGGACATGGTCATGGTCGGTTCGGTTTGGCATGTCATTGTGATCAACTTGCTGCTGGCTCTGGTGGCACTGTCACTCGGTACCTTGCTGTCGTCTTTTGCAGGTTCCGAATTTCAGATGGTGCAGTTCATTCCTATTGTGGTTGTGCCGCAAATCTTTTTCGCCGGCATCATTCCTCTTGAAGGAATGGCGGACTGGCTGCAAAACCTCGGCAAAGTGATGCCGCTGTACTATGCGGCGGATGCGTTGAAAAGCGTCATGTATAAAGGGCAAGGCCTAGCGGATATTCGCGGTGATTTGCTTGCCCTCGTGATATTCGCTGCTGTTTTTATTATGCTGAACGTTTTCGCGCTGAAACGATATCGGGTGTTGTAA
- a CDS encoding methyltransferase domain-containing protein encodes MLGYYSSLSSEVYDLDKPVGSSFGDIEYYTERLATCTGRILEPAAGTGRLLVPLLEQGFQVDGFDVSGDMLAICRDNCEKRGFAPALFEAKMESFSLDKKYGAIVIPTGTFLLLHEREESLEALRNFHHHLADGGKLIVDLFLPSELELGKLSVRKWETANGDVITVESQIVEVDPIKQYRVSQARYEKWRNGRLMQTELERYPLRWYGVEEFRMILEHIGFEDITVSADFQYGQYPTRAGQTMTFEATANKKG; translated from the coding sequence TTGTTAGGGTATTACAGCAGTTTGTCGTCGGAAGTCTACGATCTTGATAAACCGGTCGGCAGTTCATTTGGAGATATTGAATACTATACGGAACGATTGGCAACGTGCACAGGACGTATTTTGGAACCGGCTGCAGGAACAGGGCGGTTGCTTGTGCCGCTGTTGGAACAAGGGTTTCAAGTGGACGGCTTTGATGTGTCTGGGGATATGCTGGCGATTTGCCGGGACAATTGTGAAAAAAGGGGGTTTGCACCAGCTTTGTTTGAAGCGAAGATGGAATCGTTTTCGCTTGATAAAAAATACGGAGCAATCGTCATTCCGACCGGCACGTTCTTGCTGTTGCACGAACGGGAAGAGTCGCTCGAAGCTTTGCGGAATTTCCATCATCATTTAGCGGACGGCGGCAAGCTGATCGTAGATCTATTTTTACCGAGCGAGCTTGAGTTAGGCAAACTGTCCGTCCGAAAGTGGGAGACGGCAAACGGCGACGTCATCACGGTAGAGTCTCAAATCGTCGAAGTGGATCCAATTAAGCAATACCGCGTTTCGCAGGCACGCTATGAAAAGTGGCGGAACGGCCGGTTGATGCAAACGGAACTGGAACGCTATCCGCTGCGCTGGTATGGCGTAGAGGAATTCCGGATGATTCTGGAGCACATCGGATTTGAAGATATCACCGTTTCGGCAGATTTCCAGTACGGCCAATACCCGACCCGTGCCGGCCAGACGATGACGTTTGAAGCAACCGCAAACAAAAAAGGATAA
- a CDS encoding glycoside hydrolase family 3 C-terminal domain-containing protein, with protein MERDIKDLISKMSLREKVSMCTGVDFWHLKGIERLGIPKIRVGDGPHGLRKQIGDDGHMGLGPSEPATCFPAGATLASSWDKGLIREVGSALGKEAQAEGITVLLGPGVNIKRSPLCGRNFEYYSEDPHLSSELATSYIHGVQSEGVGTSLKHYVANNQEHRRMTTNAIIDERALREIYLSSFENAVKNGKPWTVMASYNRVNYEFVSESPFFLQEVLRNEWGFDGIVMSDWGAIDERAEALAAGLDLEMPNSLGFGEKKLLDAIEHEKLSMAQLDQVVERLLKLIFHAHSQKKEGAKFNQRLHHELARRAAVEGMVLLKNDDEVLPLSKDKKIALIGAFAKEPRYQGGGSSHVNPLQLDNLYDEMACELGGEDKLLYADGYDLHMELPHTRLIEEAIATAEKADCAVLMVGLPDRYESEGYDRTHLRIPDDHQLLIKEVAKVQPNLIVVLSNGAPVEMPWLDKAKGLLEAYLGGQAVGSALKDILFGYANPSGKLAETFPVKLSDNPSYLHFPGDGNLVEYKEGIFVGYRYYDTKERPPLFPFGYGLSYTEFEYSSLIVDDEVIKDTDELKVQVTVKNTGDRAGKEIVQLYVSDLASTMRRPLKELKGFEKVELQPGEEQVVEFTLNKRSFAYYNTEIKDWHVETGEYEILVGKSSAEIELAHKIIVQSTVRINQIVNRNTTIGELMADSLLAEPATELIKKMNSTPTFLDSVDESKEMAEMMEALTENMPLRALVFFTKGSITEEELQYIIDELNKIQTYSTTGVEKTVK; from the coding sequence ATGGAGAGAGATATTAAAGATTTGATATCGAAAATGTCGTTGAGGGAAAAAGTAAGTATGTGCACCGGCGTGGATTTCTGGCATTTGAAAGGGATTGAACGGTTAGGGATTCCGAAGATACGCGTAGGGGACGGCCCGCATGGTTTGCGTAAGCAAATCGGCGATGACGGCCATATGGGGTTAGGACCAAGCGAGCCGGCCACTTGTTTTCCGGCAGGTGCGACGCTGGCGAGTTCCTGGGATAAAGGGTTGATCCGGGAAGTCGGGTCCGCTTTAGGAAAAGAAGCGCAAGCGGAAGGAATCACTGTGCTTCTTGGGCCGGGCGTCAACATTAAACGTTCCCCACTTTGTGGCCGCAATTTCGAGTATTATTCGGAAGATCCGCATTTGTCATCGGAACTGGCGACCTCGTATATTCACGGCGTCCAAAGCGAAGGCGTCGGAACGTCGCTTAAACATTATGTAGCCAACAACCAGGAGCATCGGCGAATGACAACGAACGCCATCATCGACGAGCGGGCGCTCCGGGAAATTTATTTATCCAGTTTTGAAAATGCCGTCAAGAACGGAAAACCGTGGACCGTGATGGCTTCCTACAACCGGGTGAATTATGAATTTGTCTCAGAAAGCCCATTTTTCCTGCAGGAAGTATTGCGGAACGAATGGGGATTTGATGGCATAGTCATGTCTGACTGGGGAGCAATCGATGAACGTGCTGAAGCCTTAGCGGCAGGTTTGGACTTGGAAATGCCCAACAGTCTCGGGTTTGGCGAGAAAAAGCTTCTTGATGCGATTGAGCATGAAAAGCTTTCCATGGCTCAACTGGACCAAGTCGTGGAAAGGCTGTTGAAACTGATTTTCCATGCCCACAGCCAAAAGAAAGAAGGCGCGAAATTCAATCAGCGGCTGCATCACGAACTGGCCAGAAGAGCGGCTGTCGAAGGCATGGTGTTATTAAAAAATGATGACGAAGTTTTGCCGTTGTCCAAGGACAAGAAAATCGCGTTGATCGGGGCTTTCGCGAAAGAACCGAGATATCAAGGCGGTGGAAGTTCGCACGTCAATCCATTGCAGCTCGACAATCTATACGATGAAATGGCTTGTGAGTTAGGCGGTGAGGATAAGCTTTTATATGCCGACGGCTATGACCTGCATATGGAATTGCCTCATACCCGGCTGATTGAAGAAGCGATAGCAACGGCGGAAAAAGCGGATTGCGCGGTGCTGATGGTTGGCTTGCCCGACCGTTATGAATCCGAAGGCTATGACCGGACTCACTTGCGGATTCCGGATGATCATCAACTTTTGATTAAAGAAGTCGCAAAAGTCCAGCCGAACCTCATCGTCGTGTTGAGCAACGGCGCACCTGTTGAAATGCCGTGGCTTGATAAAGCGAAAGGCTTACTGGAAGCGTATTTGGGCGGACAAGCAGTAGGCAGTGCTTTGAAGGATATCTTATTCGGCTATGCTAATCCGAGCGGGAAACTGGCTGAAACGTTCCCGGTAAAATTGAGCGACAACCCATCTTACCTTCATTTTCCAGGTGATGGGAATTTGGTCGAGTATAAGGAAGGGATTTTCGTCGGTTACCGCTATTACGATACGAAAGAACGGCCACCGCTGTTTCCATTCGGTTACGGTTTGAGCTACACCGAGTTTGAATACAGCAGCTTGATTGTTGACGACGAAGTCATAAAAGATACCGATGAGCTGAAAGTCCAAGTAACCGTAAAAAATACGGGAGATAGAGCCGGCAAAGAGATTGTGCAATTATACGTAAGCGATTTGGCAAGCACGATGCGGCGGCCGCTCAAGGAATTGAAAGGCTTTGAAAAAGTGGAGCTCCAACCGGGCGAAGAACAAGTAGTGGAGTTCACATTGAATAAACGCTCTTTTGCGTACTACAACACTGAAATAAAAGATTGGCACGTAGAAACAGGTGAATACGAAATTTTGGTGGGAAAATCATCAGCCGAGATTGAATTGGCGCACAAGATAATTGTTCAAAGCACGGTGCGAATCAATCAAATCGTCAACCGCAACACCACAATTGGTGAGTTGATGGCAGATTCACTGCTCGCGGAACCGGCCACCGAATTGATCAAGAAAATGAATAGTACGCCGACGTTCCTCGATTCCGTCGATGAAAGCAAGGAAATGGCGGAAATGATGGAGGCGTTGACCGAAAACATGCCGTTGCGGGCCCTGGTCTTTTTCACCAAAGGCAGTATTACCGAAGAAGAACTGCAATATATTATAGATGAGTTGAATAAAATCCAGACCTATTCTACAACCGGCGTTGAAAAAACGGTGAAATAG
- a CDS encoding GNAT family N-acetyltransferase, which translates to MRVVQATVKDLEGVAELFDLYRVFYEQEKDMDAARNYIEQRLENEDSVIFAVKDGDKYLGFTQLYPMFSSVSMKRMWILNDLYVAEEARKRGVGEMLMEKAKEFAIETGAKSLVLSTAVNNYSAQRLYEKLGYKRDTAFYSYELLL; encoded by the coding sequence ATGCGAGTGGTTCAGGCAACGGTTAAAGATTTAGAAGGAGTAGCGGAGTTGTTCGATTTGTACCGGGTATTTTATGAACAGGAAAAGGACATGGATGCAGCCCGGAATTACATAGAGCAACGATTGGAAAACGAGGACTCGGTGATTTTTGCTGTGAAGGATGGGGACAAGTATTTAGGATTCACGCAGCTGTATCCGATGTTTTCTTCTGTTTCAATGAAGCGGATGTGGATATTGAATGATTTGTATGTCGCGGAGGAAGCGAGAAAACGCGGCGTTGGCGAAATGCTTATGGAAAAAGCCAAAGAGTTCGCCATTGAAACCGGCGCAAAAAGCTTGGTCTTGAGCACAGCCGTGAACAACTATTCGGCGCAGCGGCTGTACGAGAAGCTCGGGTATAAACGGGATACCGCGTTTTATTCGTATGAATTGCTTTTATAG